Proteins from a genomic interval of Heteronotia binoei isolate CCM8104 ecotype False Entrance Well chromosome 5, APGP_CSIRO_Hbin_v1, whole genome shotgun sequence:
- the LOC132571504 gene encoding actin-3-like, with translation MSYPKKPKSPGASPASHRPTSKSHPSASGSGSSEKYKDYAAVVIDTGTGYTKSGLAGDEKPRSVVPSVVGVPRYKTTDSPLYYIGKSIPQKKAEVSTHVVMTHGVVTDWDALEMLWHHVFYTELSVCPEELAVLVTDAPMSPTTNREKMAELLFENFEVPAMFVAHQSLLSVYSYGRTGGLVIGSGYGTSYTAPVHDGYILPHATYRLDIAGNALTEYLAKLMGDCGNPFQKDEMDVVCQIKEKCCYIPEDYESELNADEKKYLMDYTLPDRQVISIGNERFRCTEVLFSPTMLGFPEVGLHVQAMNSIQKCKPERQADLLSNVLLAGGTTMLRGFSERIKKELQKMEPTGKVGILASPHRIFSAWLGGSIVASLNSFQNLWINRQAYNEKGPFIVHRHCF, from the coding sequence ATGAGCTACCCTAAGAAACCAAAGAGTCCTGGTGCTTCTCCTGCAAGCCACAGGCCTACCTCAAAGAGCCATCCCTCAGCCTCAGGATCAGGATCATCAGAGAAGTATAAGGACTATGCTGCTGTTGTAATAGACACGGGCACTGGATACACCAAGAGTGGGCTTGCTGGGGATGAGAAGCCAAGATCTGTTGTGCCAAGTGTAGTAGGGGTGCCCAGGTACAAAACCACAGACAGCCCTTTGTACTACATTGGAAAGAGTATTCCACAGAAGAAAGCAGAGGTGAGTACACATGTAGTAATGACTCATGGTGTGGTGACAGATTGGGATGCCCTAGAGATGCTGTGGCATCATGTCTTCTATACAGAGCTCAGTGTGTGCCCTGAAGAACTGGCTGTCCTGGTCACAGATGCTCCCATGTCCCCAACCACTAACCGGGAGAAAATGGCCGAGCTACTGTTTGAGAACTTTGAAGTGCCAGCCATGTTTGTTGCTCACCAATCCCTTCTGTCGGTGTATTCCTATGGACGCACAGGTGGACTGGTGATTGGCTCTGGCTATGGGACATCCTACACTGCTCCTGTCCATGATGGATACATCTTGCCTCATGCCACCTACCGACTTGATATAGCAGGCAATGCCCTGACAGAATATCTGGCCAAATTAATGGGAGATTGTGGGAATCCTTTTCAAAAAGATGAAATGGATGTGGTGTGTCAGATCAAGGAGAAATGTTGTTATATCCCTGAGGATTATGAGTCTGAACTGAATGCAGATGAGAAGAAATACCTCATGGACTACACTCTTCCTGACAGGCAAGTCATTTCCATTGGCAATGAGCGCTTTCGCTGTACAGAAGTCCTCTTCAGTCCTACCATGCTAGGCTTCCCAGAGGTGGGGCTTCATGTCCAAGCCATGAATAGTATCCAGAAATGTAAGCCAGAGAGACAAGCAGATCTGCTTTCTAATGTGCTGCTGGCCGGTGGCACCACTATGCTCCGTGGCTTCTCTGAGAGGATTAAAAAGGAACTTCAAAAAATGGAGCCAACAGGCAAAGTGGGCATCCTGGCTTCCCCCCACCGAATCTTTTCTGCCTGGCTGGGTGGCTCCATTGTAGCCTCACTCAACTCCTTCCAGAATTTGTGGATCAACCGTCAGGCCTATAATGAGAAAGGGCCCTTCATTGTCCACCGGCACTGCTTCTGA